A genomic region of Nostoc sp. UHCC 0702 contains the following coding sequences:
- a CDS encoding type II toxin-antitoxin system HicB family antitoxin has protein sequence MNYHYTIIIQWSDEDECFVVSLPEWGEFCHTHGDTYEEALKNAQEVLEMLIESALEDGQPLPEPQTLGKPLKVA, from the coding sequence ATGAATTATCACTATACAATAATTATTCAATGGTCTGATGAAGATGAATGTTTTGTTGTCAGTCTTCCTGAGTGGGGAGAGTTTTGTCATACTCATGGAGATACCTATGAAGAAGCGCTCAAAAATGCTCAAGAAGTTTTAGAAATGCTCATAGAATCAGCTTTAGAAGATGGTCAACCTTTGCCAGAACCTCAAACTTTAGGAAAGCCATTAAAAGTAGCTTAA
- a CDS encoding Uma2 family endonuclease, whose amino-acid sequence MVLQVHRTQKEPIVTWEALPADYILPDDPVENIQQPTLAAALTDALGTAGRIQSQMLIGSNFGLVATVNKKIVVKAPDWFYVPQVQPVAADVIRRSYTQNLEGAAVAVVMEFLSDTEGGELSVRSTPPYGKLYFYEQILQVPTYVTYDPYEPSLEVRCLENGKYILPQADANGRYWISELELFLGIWQGERLCQTMNWLRWWDKEGNLLLWSSEQAQQERQRAEQERQRAEQERQRAEQERQRADILAAKLRELGVDPDAIATDI is encoded by the coding sequence ATGGTTCTACAAGTTCATCGCACTCAAAAAGAACCAATTGTTACCTGGGAAGCACTTCCTGCGGACTATATTTTACCTGACGACCCAGTGGAAAATATTCAGCAACCAACTCTTGCGGCGGCGCTTACTGATGCTTTGGGAACCGCAGGACGCATCCAATCTCAAATGTTGATAGGCTCTAATTTTGGACTGGTAGCCACAGTCAATAAAAAAATCGTTGTCAAAGCACCTGATTGGTTTTACGTTCCTCAAGTGCAACCTGTAGCCGCCGATGTAATTCGTCGTAGTTATACCCAGAATTTAGAAGGGGCTGCTGTGGCTGTGGTTATGGAATTTCTCTCAGATACGGAAGGTGGAGAATTATCAGTCCGTTCAACTCCACCTTACGGTAAGCTTTATTTTTACGAACAGATTCTTCAGGTGCCAACCTACGTTACCTACGACCCATACGAACCAAGTTTAGAAGTGCGGTGCTTGGAAAATGGAAAATATATTTTGCCCCAAGCAGATGCAAATGGACGTTACTGGATTTCTGAGTTAGAGTTATTTCTGGGAATTTGGCAAGGTGAAAGACTTTGCCAAACGATGAATTGGCTGCGGTGGTGGGATAAAGAAGGAAATTTGCTATTGTGGAGTAGTGAACAAGCCCAACAAGAACGCCAACGGGCTGAACAAGAACGCCAACGGGCTGAACAAGAACGCCAACGGGCTGAACAAGAACGCCAACGGGCTGATATACTGGCAGCTAAGTTACGCGAACTAGGTGTTGACCCTGATGCGATCGCTACGGACATATAG
- a CDS encoding type II toxin-antitoxin system HicB family antitoxin: MKYTIIIQWSEEDQCYVVLLPEFTNVMQPCTHGDTYEEALKNAQEVLELLIETALENGESLPEPQKLGQSFQVA, encoded by the coding sequence ATGAAATACACAATTATTATTCAATGGTCAGAGGAAGACCAATGTTATGTAGTGTTACTGCCTGAGTTTACTAATGTAATGCAGCCTTGCACTCATGGCGATACTTATGAAGAAGCACTTAAAAATGCTCAGGAAGTGCTAGAACTTTTAATTGAAACAGCATTAGAAAATGGTGAATCTCTACCAGAACCTCAAAAATTAGGGCAGTCATTTCAAGTGGCATAA
- a CDS encoding type II toxin-antitoxin system HicA family toxin, with protein sequence MPKKIRELKKLLLEAGFTYKPAKGSHSKWIHPLLAKAIIIAGKDGSDAKPYLEKQVNEALAELKKVEQGEETQE encoded by the coding sequence ATGCCCAAGAAAATCAGAGAACTCAAAAAGTTGTTGCTGGAAGCTGGGTTTACTTATAAACCTGCAAAGGGTAGTCATAGTAAATGGATACATCCGCTATTAGCTAAAGCTATCATCATTGCTGGTAAAGATGGTAGCGATGCCAAACCTTATTTAGAAAAGCAAGTCAATGAAGCACTTGCAGAATTAAAGAAAGTAGAACAAGGGGAGGAAACACAAGAATGA
- a CDS encoding NACHT domain-containing NTPase, whose protein sequence is MIVEWFTTWVATKAVGFLVKTIISEDFVKDLVKDYAKDFFKYIFNNAVTAPFQREPLEKAVVMALAEFLQLMQDDLEDGGLSEDEIKKYTQPLKQFLKHEEVKSILGNAFKHDCQVIDTKKLPEIWYQLNSSSPLPDDFNWKRVGKKYLQKVKEIIREVPELREILDSWNLEKVKDNTTELAGIIPQFDLLRYQEGIRERYGKLKLESLDTTGYAYNDLKLWRMFIAQNVRKVHQVLPQVHELPKEHLRRLRETNQLEAEVAVEELERQKRVYFEQPIRSVLDVVNDKHYKYVVILGDPGSGKSTLLQYLALNWAESPLDNAISLPIPLLIELRAYMRRRVKNECQNFLEFHHHGSGVIAHLNQHQLHEQLKAGNALVMFDGLDEVFDPGLREDVITDIHRFSNDYPNVQVIVTSRVIGYKPQRLQDADFRHFMLQDLDSEQIQDFIKRWHELTFSDEADKLRKRERLQRGIANSKAITELAGNPLLLTMMAILNRNQELPRDRAELYHQASRVLLHQWDVERALVEDKRLDPKTIDYKDKQAMLRQVAYFMQTGEKGLAGNLISASNLEKILSDYLRTIEFDKPREAARVMINQLRIRNFMLCFMGADYYAFMHRTFLEYFCAWEFVWQFKETQTLTIERLKQDVFGKHWQDETWHEVLQLIAGMIEPRFVGEIIDYLMVQDGEEEKFVNLFLAAKCLAEVRNRQVIEITANKLLDKLKNLTKYDLWYYYEYSKETELVQEIRTQAISAIVTTWQEFSNTQTFLQNCALNDKEGYVRRAAIQALAKHFKSQPDLFDIYYHSAMNDPFEGSHQPSFNANPRRVAVEIIIKQYPLHHLTLPLLRDRAENDPDEKVREYVQKKLRQWEG, encoded by the coding sequence ATGATAGTTGAATGGTTCACTACCTGGGTAGCGACAAAAGCAGTTGGATTCCTTGTCAAGACTATTATCAGCGAAGATTTTGTAAAAGATTTAGTCAAGGACTACGCTAAAGATTTTTTCAAATATATCTTTAATAATGCTGTCACCGCACCTTTTCAACGAGAACCGCTTGAGAAAGCTGTAGTCATGGCGTTGGCAGAATTTTTGCAACTGATGCAAGATGATTTAGAAGATGGTGGACTCAGTGAAGATGAAATTAAAAAGTATACGCAGCCGCTAAAGCAATTTCTCAAGCATGAAGAAGTTAAATCAATTTTGGGAAATGCTTTTAAGCATGATTGTCAGGTTATAGATACGAAGAAATTACCAGAAATTTGGTATCAACTTAATTCTTCATCCCCCTTACCAGATGATTTTAACTGGAAACGGGTTGGAAAGAAATATCTCCAAAAGGTGAAAGAGATTATTCGAGAAGTTCCAGAATTGCGAGAGATTCTTGATTCTTGGAATTTGGAAAAAGTTAAAGATAACACCACAGAACTTGCTGGCATTATTCCGCAATTTGATTTGCTACGCTATCAAGAAGGCATTCGTGAGCGCTATGGCAAGCTGAAACTAGAAAGTTTAGATACCACAGGTTACGCCTATAATGATTTGAAGTTATGGCGGATGTTTATCGCTCAAAATGTGCGAAAAGTTCACCAAGTTTTACCACAAGTTCACGAACTGCCCAAAGAACATCTGAGACGGTTGCGAGAAACTAACCAATTAGAGGCAGAAGTTGCAGTTGAAGAGTTAGAACGTCAAAAACGAGTTTATTTTGAACAACCGATACGTTCAGTTTTAGATGTTGTTAATGATAAACATTATAAATATGTTGTAATTTTAGGCGACCCTGGTTCAGGTAAGTCTACGTTGTTGCAATATCTCGCTTTAAATTGGGCTGAGTCACCCTTGGATAATGCTATTTCTCTACCCATTCCTTTGCTCATTGAATTACGGGCTTATATGCGGCGACGGGTTAAGAATGAATGTCAGAATTTTCTAGAGTTTCACCATCACGGTAGCGGTGTAATTGCTCACCTGAATCAGCATCAATTGCATGAACAATTAAAAGCTGGTAATGCTTTGGTGATGTTTGATGGTTTAGATGAAGTATTTGATCCTGGTCTGCGCGAAGATGTAATTACTGATATTCATCGCTTTAGCAATGACTATCCAAATGTGCAGGTGATTGTTACTTCACGAGTGATTGGCTATAAACCACAACGTTTGCAAGATGCTGATTTTCGTCATTTCATGCTCCAAGATTTGGACTCAGAACAAATTCAGGATTTTATTAAACGTTGGCATGAGTTAACTTTTAGCGATGAAGCGGATAAACTGAGAAAACGGGAAAGACTGCAAAGAGGGATTGCGAATTCCAAAGCCATTACAGAACTGGCGGGGAATCCGCTGTTGTTGACGATGATGGCAATTTTGAATCGCAATCAAGAATTGCCAAGAGATAGAGCCGAACTTTATCATCAAGCATCGCGGGTATTGCTGCATCAGTGGGATGTGGAACGCGCTTTAGTTGAAGATAAAAGATTAGATCCAAAAACCATTGATTATAAAGATAAACAAGCGATGTTGCGTCAGGTTGCTTATTTTATGCAAACTGGTGAAAAAGGTTTGGCTGGCAATTTGATTAGTGCAAGTAATTTAGAGAAGATTCTCAGTGATTATTTGAGAACTATAGAATTTGACAAACCCAGAGAAGCCGCGCGGGTGATGATTAATCAACTGCGGATTCGCAACTTTATGTTATGTTTCATGGGTGCAGATTATTATGCTTTTATGCATCGGACTTTTTTAGAATATTTCTGTGCTTGGGAGTTTGTTTGGCAGTTTAAAGAAACGCAAACGCTGACTATTGAAAGACTGAAGCAAGATGTTTTTGGTAAACATTGGCAGGATGAAACATGGCATGAAGTTTTGCAGCTAATTGCGGGAATGATTGAGCCTAGATTTGTTGGGGAAATTATTGATTATTTAATGGTGCAGGATGGGGAAGAGGAAAAATTTGTTAATCTTTTTTTGGCGGCTAAATGTTTGGCAGAAGTAAGAAATCGTCAGGTAATTGAGATTACGGCTAACAAATTACTGGACAAGCTCAAAAATTTAACTAAATATGACCTCTGGTACTATTATGAATATAGTAAAGAAACTGAGCTAGTTCAGGAAATTCGCACTCAGGCAATTTCAGCAATTGTAACGACTTGGCAAGAATTTTCTAACACTCAAACTTTCCTGCAAAATTGCGCCCTGAATGATAAAGAGGGGTATGTGCGACGTGCAGCTATCCAAGCATTAGCAAAGCACTTCAAATCTCAACCTGATTTGTTTGACATTTACTACCACAGTGCTATGAATGACCCCTTTGAGGGTAGTCATCAACCCTCGTTCAACGCAAATCCTCGGCGTGTTGCAGTGGAGATAATTATTAAACAGTATCCTCTGCATCACCTGACTTTACCACTGTTGCGCGACAGAGCAGAAAATGACCCGGATGAAAAAGTGCGGGAATATGTTCAAAAGAAGTTGAGGCAGTGGGAAGGGTGA
- a CDS encoding Uma2 family endonuclease, with product MLEYNLPRYLPSAEELPDSDETPVDNELQELIPGLLKAILLLLWAERMDWLFGVDMGIYYHPDKPAIVPDAFLSLGVERFYDEELRPSYVLWDENVVPILVLEVVSQNYRQEYTDKLYDYEALGVLYYVIYSSRRRRKPRLEVHKLVNGKYELQTSNPVWLPEIGLGIGCERGNYSGVTREWLYWYDELGQRYLTPQEQIQKERQRAEQLAEQLRALGIEPDNLG from the coding sequence ATGTTAGAGTACAACTTGCCCAGATACTTACCCTCAGCCGAAGAACTACCAGACTCAGATGAAACGCCTGTGGATAATGAGTTGCAAGAATTGATACCAGGCTTGCTGAAGGCGATACTGCTGCTATTGTGGGCAGAACGCATGGACTGGTTGTTTGGCGTAGACATGGGGATTTATTATCACCCTGACAAACCGGCAATTGTGCCAGATGCATTTTTAAGCTTGGGTGTAGAGCGGTTTTATGATGAAGAGTTACGTCCCAGTTATGTGTTGTGGGATGAAAACGTAGTGCCGATTTTGGTGTTAGAAGTAGTTTCCCAAAATTATCGCCAAGAATACACCGACAAATTGTATGATTATGAAGCTTTGGGTGTACTTTATTACGTAATTTATTCATCTCGCCGTCGCCGCAAACCGCGTTTAGAAGTACATAAGTTAGTCAATGGTAAGTATGAATTGCAAACATCAAACCCAGTTTGGCTACCAGAAATTGGATTAGGAATCGGTTGTGAACGCGGTAACTATAGCGGTGTGACGCGGGAATGGTTGTATTGGTATGACGAACTTGGACAGCGCTATCTTACACCCCAAGAGCAAATTCAAAAAGAACGCCAACGGGCAGAACAATTAGCTGAACAATTAAGAGCGCTGGGCATAGAGCCGGATAATTTGGGATAA